GCCCTGCGGGCGAGACTTCTGTCCGGACGTGCCGGATCACGGCGGAGCCCCGGGCGGCCCGTCTGTGGTTACTCCCGCCCCGCCGTCTACACGTTGATGTGCACCACCTTGGCCGGCGGGAAGCCGTTGAACCACGTCGAGGATGCGTGGCTGTAGGCTCCGATGTTCTCGCTGTAGACCAGGTCGCCAAGGTCCAGCTCCGGCAGCGGCTCCGACTGGCAGATGGTATCCAGGGCGTCGCAGGTCGGACCAAAAACCGCACAGAGCTGCGTCGGGCCTTTCTTGAAGGCCTTGATGTGATACTGACAGTGATCAAAGAGCACGCCCGAAAAGGTGTGATAGATCCCGTCGTTGAGATAGTAGCAGCGCTTGCCGTCTCGCTCGGCCTTACCGATTACCTCGGCGACCAGCGTGGCGGCGGTGGCCACCATGAAACGACCCGGCTCTGCAAGAATCTGCAATTCCTTGGGGAACAGCCGCCGGAACTCCGCGTTCAGGATCCTGGCCAGGTCCCGGAACCGCTCTACGCTGCCGTCGTAAGGCGCGGGAAAACCGCCCCCGATGTCCAGCAGCTTGAGTTTGTAGCCCCGCCCGGCGCATTCCTCGAGCACCTGCGCCGACATGTTCAGGGCCTGCACGAAATTGTCGAAATTCGTGCACTGGCTGCCCACGTGGAAACATAGGCCCTCGACAATCAGCCCCGCATCGAAGGCCGCGGCAATCAGGTCGGCGGCCTCACCGGGTGCTGCACCGAACTTGCTCGACAGCTCGACCATGGAACCGGTGTTGGGAACCCGAATCCGCAACGCCAACCCGGCGTGCGGCGCATGCTTGCGGATCTTGCGAACCTCTTCCAGGTTGTCGTAGGTGACCAGCGGCTTGTACTGATCCAGCTCCTCCAGCGTCGCTTTGTCCTTGATAGGATTGGCGTAGATGATCTTGTCCCAGATGTAGTCCTGCCTGGCCTTGGGCGGCAGGTCGCGAATGTTCTCATAAACCAGCCGGAACTCGCCGATCGACGCCACGTCAAAGCTGGCTCCGGCCTCGAATAGAGTCTTGATGATCTCCGGGGCCGGGTTGGCCTTGACCGCATAATAAGCCTGGACGCGCGGTAGCCTCCGCTTGAACTCGGCATAGTTGCGCCGCAGCACATCGTGGTCAACGATAAACAGCGGCGTGCCGTGCTTCCTTGCCAGTTGCTTGAGTAACGTGTTCTTGGGCATGATCCGCCTCCAGGGTCCCTTGACGAGCCGGTGGCTTGAGGCCGCCGGTACGTTGGTCAAAAACCGCGGGCATAAACCCCGCGGCTCGCCACAAACCGAGGGGATAAACCCCTCGGCTCGTCAAGAATCGCGATGGGTAACCGCTCCTACAACTGTTTGTTCCGTTTCCAGTACTCCTTGGAAACCAGATCCCGCAGCTCAGGCAATCGATCGTAGAGCCGCTTGAACCTGCGGGGCTTATGGCGAGCCAAGGCATAATGCGTGAGCAGGGGCAGAGCCACCGTCGAATCCAGATAGCAGACAATGGCATCTGGAAGCTTGTTGGGATCCACCTTGCCCCAACTGACAGCCTCGTGCGGCGTCGCGCCCGACAGGCCGCCCGTATCCGGCCTCGCGTCAGTAAACTGGATGAAGAGATCGTGCCCGGCCTCGGGAATCCGCAAGACCTCCTGGATCTGTGGCTCGGTCTGCAAGGTGAAATTCTTGGGCGATCCGCCGCCCACCAGAACCACGCCGGTTCGCCGCTTCTTCAGCTTGGCATCCAGAACGATCGCGGTGGTCTCGTTGACGTCACGCGAGGGATTGACCCGCAGCTTGCTGCCCCGAAGCTCGAGCCCGGCCACGTTCATGCCGATCGTCGAGTCGCCCGGCGAGGGGCAGAAACACGGCACGCCGGCCCGGTACGCCGCCGCGAGAACGGATACGTCCTTATGGCCGGTTTGCTCCTCGAACTCGGCGCAATACTTGCCCAGCAGGTAGTGAAGCTCGGCCGTGCCCATCTCGTGCTGGAACTCGGGCTGGAGCAGGATCTGCCGTAGAATGTGGTCGGTCTGCATGAGAACATCGTTGTAGTCCAGAAGGATATCGTAGATCCGCACGACGCCGACCTTCCGTAGTTCAGGGTCACGAACGAACGGAGACCCCCTGAACAGCGGCAGGTTCATGGCATGGTGCATGTCGTGGTAGAGGTTTGCCCCGGTGGAAACGATCCAGTCCACGTAGCCGGCCTTGATCAGCGGTACGATCGCCGAGCAACCCAGTCCGGCAGGGGTAAGGGCTCCTGCCAGGCTCATGCCCACGGTCACGTCGGCCTGGAGCATCCGCTCGGTAAACAGCCGACAGGCCTCCTGGAGCCGGGCCGCATTGTAGGCCAGAAACACCTGATCCATCAGGTCCGGCAGCGATTCCTTCCCGGTGATCGGCTTGGGCAGAATCCGTTTGCCGCACAAGAAACGCTGTTTGCCCTTCGCAAACTTGTGCGGATATTTGCTGGTGAATTTCTTCGGCAACTGAATCCTGGCCATTACGGTCTCCTCTGTTCTCGCTCCCCCACCGCCTTGTGCCGCCTGTATGGTGCCCCGCCCTCCACACACGAGGGGCTTCCGACGTCCGCCATGAGCCTGCCGTCATCGGGCAGCGGCGATGCCCGGCCTGCGGCACGATTCCGGGCATGATGCCGCAAACCATACTGCCCCTCTGCCGGGCTTTCAAGAAGAGCGTCTCTCGGCCCGCCTGTGATGTGGCCGTTTTCTGATTCGGCCCCTCGCTCGCGCTCGGGGTTCTGAAAACGCCGCCTGGATTGTCACCCACGCAGCCTCGGCACCTGGCAACGTGGCTACTGGACAACCGACACCTGATGGGTATGCTTCTCTCATACGATCAAGCGGTTCTGTCAAACGGAAAAAGCTGCCATGCCGGATAAGAAACCCGTCGATCCAAGCGCCCATCCGGAGCCGTCCACCAATCCGCTGGCCGCAAGCCAGTTGCCACCCGAACAACTGCGAGATGCCCTCAAGGCATTCAAGAAGCGGCTCAAGCTCACCCGGCTCGACGATGAGTCGCGGCTGGGCCACGGGGCGGTAACCAAGGGTGGCCGTTCGGGCGTCCAGGCCATCCAACCGCCGCTTCAATACCCCAAGGCTGTGTGGGACGAACTGGTCCGGCAAGGCCGACTGAAAAACGCGGGCCA
The DNA window shown above is from Phycisphaerae bacterium and carries:
- the speY gene encoding deoxyhypusine synthase gives rise to the protein MARIQLPKKFTSKYPHKFAKGKQRFLCGKRILPKPITGKESLPDLMDQVFLAYNAARLQEACRLFTERMLQADVTVGMSLAGALTPAGLGCSAIVPLIKAGYVDWIVSTGANLYHDMHHAMNLPLFRGSPFVRDPELRKVGVVRIYDILLDYNDVLMQTDHILRQILLQPEFQHEMGTAELHYLLGKYCAEFEEQTGHKDVSVLAAAYRAGVPCFCPSPGDSTIGMNVAGLELRGSKLRVNPSRDVNETTAIVLDAKLKKRRTGVVLVGGGSPKNFTLQTEPQIQEVLRIPEAGHDLFIQFTDARPDTGGLSGATPHEAVSWGKVDPNKLPDAIVCYLDSTVALPLLTHYALARHKPRRFKRLYDRLPELRDLVSKEYWKRNKQL
- a CDS encoding type III PLP-dependent enzyme, which produces MPKNTLLKQLARKHGTPLFIVDHDVLRRNYAEFKRRLPRVQAYYAVKANPAPEIIKTLFEAGASFDVASIGEFRLVYENIRDLPPKARQDYIWDKIIYANPIKDKATLEELDQYKPLVTYDNLEEVRKIRKHAPHAGLALRIRVPNTGSMVELSSKFGAAPGEAADLIAAAFDAGLIVEGLCFHVGSQCTNFDNFVQALNMSAQVLEECAGRGYKLKLLDIGGGFPAPYDGSVERFRDLARILNAEFRRLFPKELQILAEPGRFMVATAATLVAEVIGKAERDGKRCYYLNDGIYHTFSGVLFDHCQYHIKAFKKGPTQLCAVFGPTCDALDTICQSEPLPELDLGDLVYSENIGAYSHASSTWFNGFPPAKVVHINV